The Bacteroidota bacterium genome segment CACGTTTTAAACCTGGTGAGGTAAAAGTATAAGTAAAGTGGTTTTTGTATTTAGCCGTATCAATATAACCTGCATAAACACCTGCTGTAGTACGGTTGTAACCAGGGTATAATGGGTTTTCATCAGGTAAGTTCCAAAACACACGGCTTTGAAAACTTGAAGTATTTAATATAGTTTGTGGACTGTTAATCCAAACGGTATCAGGTGTATAGAAATTAGCAATAGGAGGTAGTAAATTATTTGCACCAACGCCCGGTATCATATCTACTCCAAAATTAAATAAATTTGCATCCTGACCAGAATAAGCCATGGTACAACCACTTACATTCCAAGTTCTTCTGAAGCCAGATTTTGAAACATTAGTAACTGTAAATGCCCCTGAATTGGTAGAACAAATAGTAATTTCAATTACTAAACTTTGAGCCGGGTCATAAACAAATGGTGTTTGTAAGGTAATGGACATCCAACCGGCAGCATCAGATGAAGCCGTGAGTGTGGCTGCAGTATAAACATTTGTTAATCCTGTAACAATGGAAGAAGCAGGCAATGTTGTTGCTGCTGTTTGCCCCATATTAATGGTTACACCGGTAAAATTAGAAGTATTGCTTGCAGTACCCTGAAAATACAATGTTGTTATTCTACCTATATAGGCTCCTGTTAATTCACCGGGAGCAACCAGAGATTGCATTGATTTTCCGGCAGTACCCCAGTTAAAAGGAAAGGAATTACTAGGTGCATTTATATTCCCAGTGTAAAAGGTTGGTTGAGCACTGATTTTGCTTGCTATAGCAAGCAAAAATAAAATCAGTAATAAGTGTACGTGTTTATTCATATTATTCTTAATTTATTATTTTATAGTTAATTAAATGCAATTTGGTAATAAATTATTAATTTATTAAACTCTAATACGAAAAAAAATGCTATTGGTTTGTAAATGTATTTAATTTTATAGATTAATGTTAATATTGAAGCAAATTATAATTTTAGCATGAACTCTATTAAACAGCACTTTGAAGAAGCTTCTCATATTTTAACACAATTTTTAAATAATGATTCCAATTTTGAAGCTATAGAAAAAGCTGGGCAATTAATGGTAGATGCGGTTAAAAATGACGGTAAAATTTTAAGTTGTGGCAATGGAGGCAGTATGTGCGATGCCATGCACTTTGCAGAGGAATTAACCGGTAAATATAGAAATGACAGGCCTGCTATTGGGGCTATTTCTATGAGTGACGTGAGCCACATGGCTTGTGTGGGAAATGATTACGGTTACGATTACGTTTTTAGCAGATACCTCGAAGCCGTTGGCCGCAAAGGGGATGTACTTTTGGCTATTTCCAGCAGTGGTAATTCTACTAACGTAATTAAAGCCATGGAGGTGGCAAAACAAAAAGGTATTAAAATAGTAGGACTAACGGGTAAAGACGGTGGCAAAATGGCTGGCTTATGCGATGTAGAAATAAGAGCGCCACACAGCCCGTATGCTGACAGAGCCCAGGAAATTCATATTAAAATTATTCATTCGCTGATTGACTATATCGAAAATCACGTTTAGTCTCTGCTAAAAATAAAAATATTACTTCCGTCAAAGCAATAAATATATTCTTTGCTTACAAAAGCCCATTGGGTTTTATAACTGTAACTAAAACTAAAGGAGTTTTTCACTATGCCTATTTTTAAATCAATCATGTTAACATGATTGGCTGAAGTATGAAATAAATATTCAGTACCTAACTGCAGTGTAGTGGCATTATTTACTTTTAGTGTGCGGGTATAGGAAGCAAACACATCAAAAAATAAGATAACACTATCGTTGGACAAGATTACCTGCTTACCATTATCGGCTAAATAATTGGGTACAAAATTAAAGTTGCAAAATTGTTTTATGTTACCTGAACTTTGGTATTGTTTACCTTCTTTATCTAATTTTTTTAGCTGTAAATCGCCTAAATCAAATACCCATAAACCATTGTCATAACTTCTGGCAACGGAAGATGCCTGAATGATATTTGATTTTGTTAAATCTATTTCGCCCCGGTAGGCTAAATTATTATCTAAAAATATTACCCTGTTTATTTCTTTATAAAACACATATAACTCCATAGGGTTGGAAGCATCTATACTGGTAATATTACCACTGTAATTGTAATTTAGGGTAGCTAGTATTTTACCTGACTGGTCGTATTTATATAATTGATTGGTGGCTGAAACTACGTAAATATTGCCGAGTTCATCGGCCTGAATATACTTGGCACTTAATTTAAAGTTGCTTTTTAGTTTAGTACTGTCAAGCACCTGGCTTAACGCTTGTTTCTGACCCAAAATAAACAGCCCCGCCAAAGCAATTATTTTTACAAAAACGCTTAATTTTTTTTTAATAATTATTTGAAACTTTTCCATCATTTTTCCGAGTAAACAAAACTCTCTGAGGGACTTGTGTAACTTTTTAACGCTACACTATCTTCATCAATTACTAAATAGGTATTGTATTCAATCCAATCGCCTAAATTAATATAGGAACTTGTTTTGGTGAGTTGATAAACCATAGGCAAATGCCTGTGACCAAAAATAAAAAAATCAATATTTTCATGTGCTAAAAATTGACGCGCATGTTGAATTAAGAATTCTTTTTCACCATAAAAAGCATGGTTATCGCTATAGGTTTTTTCTTTGCTTTTATGGCTAAACCAGTTGGCTATACCTATACCTATGTTTGGGTGAAAAAAGGCAAATAAGCGTTGAAAAAACTTGTTCCTGTATATGCCTAATATGAATTTAAATTTAAACTGACGCGGGCCTAATCCATCGCCATGGCCAATGTATAATTTTTTACCTGCTATGGTTTTTATAATGGGTTTACTGTAAACCATACATCCAATTTCTTTCTCTAAATAACCAAATTGCCATAAATCGTGGTTACCGTGAAAAACATGAACGGGAATTCCACTATCTGTAAAATGGGCTAATTTAGCCAGTAAACGGACAAAACCTTTTGGAACAACGGTTTTAAACTCAAACCAAAAATCAAAAATATCACCAACAATATAAAGCTCTTTGCAATCGGCTTCTATTTCATTTAAAAATGATATGATACGTTTTTCGCGTTCTCTACTTTCTTCAAAAGTGGGAATACCTAAATGAAAGTCTGATATGAAGTAAGTTTTTTTTTGCACGTTACAGAATCTGTTTCCTAGTCTTTTCTTTCATCGTCCACCACAAAAACAAAAATTTCTGTAGGACCATGGGCCCCAATTACCAAGGTGCTTTCAATATCTGCTGTTCTGCTAGGGCCTGTAATAAAACTAAGCATAGATGGTATGTTTTTTCCGTACCTGTTTTTAACCAGTTGAAAGCCATCTTTCATTTCCATTACCACTTGCGATTTTTTGGCCATTACTATATGTACCGGAGGCCATATGGTTAATGCCCTGCTATTGGCACTTGAACTTACTAATATAGTGCCTGTACGTGCAATTAAAGCCTCGCACGAAGTAATAGCACCCTGCACTTTATCTAAAAATTCTTTTCTATGGCTAAAATTAATACCGGTATCTTTTAGCATATCCTGCAATTGATGTTCCCAACAGAAAAAATGTTTCCATTTACGTTGGTCAAGTAGGGTTATCAATTTATCTAAAAAATCGAATTGGTTGCTGCAGTATATAAACTGGCCACTTGCTTCGGTTAGTTGCCTGGCAAATACTTCTACTACATTGCTATCTGAGCTGGGCTGCACATAAACATTGCTATCCAAATCAATATTGGCATATTGATTTTTACCTTTAAAAGTAAGTGCTTGTCTTACTTTTTTAAGTATTTTTTCTTTAGGCGTTACTTGCTGCTCCACTAGTTGCAAGGTATAAATATTTTATAAAATAAAAACTCCATTTAACAACATTTTGGGTTGTTAGGCTTTATACTCTCCAAAAACATTTCTAAATGTATCAGCTACTTCGCCCAATGTAGCATACTGTTCAACGGCATCAATAATAAAAGGCATTACATTACTTCCATCTTTAGCCGCTTGGTCTAATTGGGTTAAACAATATTTTACTTTGTCATTATCACGTTCTGCTTTTAGCTGGTTTATTCTGGCTGTTTGCTGTACTCTGATACTATCATCAATTTTAAATGCCGGAGGAGCTACTTCTTCTTTTACGGTAAACTTATTTACACCTACAATTACTTTTTCATTGCGTTCTATATCGGTTTGGTATTTATAACTGGCACTGGCTATTTCATTTTGCATATAGCCTTGCTCAATAGCATTTACACTGCCCCCCATGGCATCAATACGTTCAATGTATTTCCACGCTTCAGCTTCTACTTGGTTAGTTAATTCTTCTATAAAATAACTTCCACCTAACGGATCAACGGTATCAACCACACCACTTTCAAAAGCTATTATTTGTTGAGTGCGTAAAGCTGTTCGCGCTGCAGCTTCGGTAGGTAAACTCAATGCTTCGTCAAAACCATTGGTATGTAAACTTTGGGTACCACCCAATACGGCTGCCATGGCTTGTATCGTTACACGGGCTATATTGTTTTCTGCTTGTTGTGCTTGTAATGTACTGCCTCCTGTTTGGGTATGAAAACGCAACATCATGGCTTTTGGATTGGTTGCTCCCAGGTCTTTAGCCATTTTAGCCCACATTCTGCGTGCAGCTCTGAACTTGGCTATTTCTTCAAAAAAATTATTGTGTGCATTGAAAAAAAACGACAAGCGCTGACCAAATACATTTATATCTAATCCTTTGGCAATAGCTGCTTCGCTATAGGCTTTAGCATTGGCTAAAGTAAAGGCTATTTCTTGCACTGCGGTACTTCCAGCTTCACGTATATGGTAACCTGAAATAGAAATGGTATTCCATTTAGGAACTTCTTTACTACAGTATTCAAAAATATCGGTAATAATGCGCATGCTGGGTTTTGGCGGATAAATATAGGTGCCGCGCGCAGCGTATTCTTTCAATATATCGTTTTGTATGGTACCTGAAATTTTCTTTATATCGGCTCCTTGTTTTTTTGCCAGTGCAATATAAAACGACAATAAGGTGGATGCCGTTGCATTGATGGTCATACTGGTTGTAATGTCTTGTAATTGTATGCCGTCAAAAAGCGTTTCTATATCGCGTAAGCTATCAATAGCCACTCCTACTTTACCTACTTCTCCTTCGCTCATTACATGGTCGCTATCATACCCTATTTGGGTTGGTAAATCAAAAGCTACTGATAAACCCATAGTACCGTTGGCTAATAAATATTTATACCGTTTGTTAGATTCTTCGGCTGTTGAAAAACCTGCATATTGGCGCATAGTCCATAAACGTCCTCTATACATATCTGGCTGAACGCCTCTTGTGTAAGGAAATTCACCCGGTAATTCATTATTTACTAAATTACCTGCGGGGCTATAAAGTTCTTTTATTTCTATGTTGCTATCGGTTATAAATTTTTTGTTTTCCGTCATTATACCATTAATTAAAAGGAGGGCAAATATAACCAAAGTTAAAAGGTTTCTATTTTTTGTTATGGCTTATTCCTTGAGTCATTAACCCAATTAACTAAACTAAAAAGGGTGCTTCAACAAGTTGAAACACCCTTTCGTAATATTACTAAATTCAGTATTATTATTTTACTGAATCCATATAACTGATTAAATCAACCACTTTGTTTGAATAACCCCACTCGTTATCATACCAGCTAATTACTTTTACAAAATTATCGTTTAATGAAATACCTGCTTTTGCATCAAAAATAGAAGTACGTGAATCGCCTAAGAAATCGTTACTTACTACTTCGTCTTCTGTATAACCTAATATACCTTTCATTTCACCTTCTGAAGCGGCTTTCATAGCTGCTTTAATAGCTTCGTAGCTTGCTCCTTTTACTAAACGGCAAGTTAAATCAACTACTGATACGTCCGGTGTAGGAACACGTAAACTCATACCTGTTAATTTTCCTTTTAATTCTGGAATAACTAAACCTACTGCTTTAGCTGCTCCTGTTGACGAAGGAATAATATTTTGATAAGCTCCACGACCACCTCTCCAGTCTTTAGCACTTGGGCCATCCACTGTTTTTTGGGTAGCTGTTACTGCATGAACAGTAGTCATTAAACCTTCTAAAATACCGAAGTTATCGTTTAACACTTTAGCAATTGGCGCTAAACAGTTGGTAGTACAACTAGCATTTGAAACTATATTCATATCTTTTGAATATGTTTTATGGTTAACACCCATTACAAACGTAGGAGTATCATCTTTAGCAGGAGCGCTCATAATTACTTTTTTAGCGCCTGCTTTTATATGTGCCGAAGCATTTGATTGCTCTAAGAATAAGCCTGTAGATTCTACTATGTATTCAGCACCAATTTCGTCCCATTTTAAGTTGGCTGGATCGCGCTCTGCAGTTACTCTGATTTTATTTCCGTTTACTACTAACTGACCTCCTTCTACTGCAATAGTACCTTTAAAAATACCATGAGTTGAATCGTATTTTAACATATAGGCCATGTAATCAACATCAATTAAATCGTTAATTCCTACAATTTGCACATTGGGGTTGTGCATAGCGGCTCTGAAAACCAAACGGCCAATACGGCCAAATCCATTAATACCTACTTTCATTTTTGTATTTTATTTAATAATTAAGACTTTAAATAACTGGCTGCGAAAATAAAATTGATTTTAAGTAAAACAACTCTATTTTTTGGAGGCTGATATTTATTGGTTTTTAGGTGTTTCCAAAACCGGTTCGGCAAATGCTTGTTTACGGCTAAAAAGTAAATAGTTAATATGGAACCAAATAAAAATGCAAGGTACTGCTTTTAATACGTATGGAGTAACTATATGTACTCTTACATAAGGCGGAAATAAATCGGTTGGCGAAAGGCTGGTAAACAACAAACAAAATACCAATAAGCCATTTTTTAATTTGCTTGGTGGTGCAACCAAATAATAAATAGCCACCCCAACCAAAGCTATATTAAAGGTAGACGATTCAGCTTTATGGTTAAAAATAATAACCCAGATTAAACTGCTGGCAAATAACAAAGCCCGTTTTGTCCAGTCGGTGGTTTTAATATGTAAAACAATACTTACTAATAAAATAAGCAGACCTAAACCAACCACCAATGTTTTGTTTGGTTCTATAAAAAACCAAGTTTTTAACCAACCCATTACGGAAAGACCAAAACTCACGGAATGGTCTTGTTGTAACATATTCCACCAACTTATATACAAATGCAGTAGTTGATTCATATTAACCACTAAGAGCGGAATAGCCAATAAAAGCATAAACCAAACGGCTGACCAAACAATGAATTTTTCTTTGTATTTGTACAATAAGAACAATGGGAAAAGTATTAAACCAAATAATTTAATAAACACGGAAAGCATGAGCATTAAAGCCGCCCAGTGTGGTTTGTCTGTTTCGAAAAAATGATAGGCAAACAAAAACAAAGCCACCATCATTACATTGGTTTGGGCACTTTGTAAACTGGTAAGCGTTTCGAAAAAAATAAGTAATAAGGCTATTTGTTTCTGTGTATTGGTAAATAGTTTTAGTTTAAAAACCGCCCAAAGTAATAAAGAGGTATTGAGTAAATTCCAAATTACTAAGCCAAACCAATTGGGCAACAAAGCAAATGGCGCCATAGCCAAGGCAAAAGCCGGGCTGTATTTGAATAAATCATATTGGTCGGTTAAATGTTCAATGTATAAATCCTGCCCATTTATTAAATGCCAGAATGAATACTTAAAAATAATAAAATTATTGTAATGGGTATAGGTTCCGCCAAAAGTATTGTCGGGTAACAAATACAAATGTACGCTTGCTATAATGGTGGCTAAAATATAAAGCCCAATGAGGGTTTTATTTTGCATAAAGAAGGCTTTTATTTTTTGCATCATCGTATTTATAATTCTATCATCACACTTCCCGAAACAAAATCATGAATTGCTCTTCTGTTGGGATTGCTATGAATAGTTAAAAATGAAATTGAACCTAAAATTAATTTAATAGGATATCTAAAAAGTGCTTGAAAAAAATCAATTTTCTTACTGGTATCCTCTGCTTTCCTCACTCTTATCCCCATCATATAATTTCCTAAAGTACATCCTAAACTTACACAAATTGGATCAAACAAAACTACAATCAGTACAAAAAGAAAAACTCTAATCTCATCATAAATATTAGGAAATTTATCTAGCAGCATAGATGTAATATACATTAAAATAATAACTAGGATTCCATCAATAAGGGAAGACTGTATTCTTGCTAAAAGTGTTGGATATTTTTCTTCCATATTCTATTAATTATTATTACCAGCCCATGTTTCTCTATCCAAACTACGGTATTGAATAGCTTCTGCTAAATGTTCTGTTTTTATTTCTTCGCTACCTGCTAAATCGCTAATGGTACGTGCTACTTTTAAAATCCTGTCATATGCTCTGGCCGACAGTTGTAATT includes the following:
- a CDS encoding UDP-2,3-diacylglucosamine diphosphatase encodes the protein MQKKTYFISDFHLGIPTFEESREREKRIISFLNEIEADCKELYIVGDIFDFWFEFKTVVPKGFVRLLAKLAHFTDSGIPVHVFHGNHDLWQFGYLEKEIGCMVYSKPIIKTIAGKKLYIGHGDGLGPRQFKFKFILGIYRNKFFQRLFAFFHPNIGIGIANWFSHKSKEKTYSDNHAFYGEKEFLIQHARQFLAHENIDFFIFGHRHLPMVYQLTKTSSYINLGDWIEYNTYLVIDEDSVALKSYTSPSESFVYSEK
- a CDS encoding methylmalonyl-CoA mutase family protein; the protein is MTENKKFITDSNIEIKELYSPAGNLVNNELPGEFPYTRGVQPDMYRGRLWTMRQYAGFSTAEESNKRYKYLLANGTMGLSVAFDLPTQIGYDSDHVMSEGEVGKVGVAIDSLRDIETLFDGIQLQDITTSMTINATASTLLSFYIALAKKQGADIKKISGTIQNDILKEYAARGTYIYPPKPSMRIITDIFEYCSKEVPKWNTISISGYHIREAGSTAVQEIAFTLANAKAYSEAAIAKGLDINVFGQRLSFFFNAHNNFFEEIAKFRAARRMWAKMAKDLGATNPKAMMLRFHTQTGGSTLQAQQAENNIARVTIQAMAAVLGGTQSLHTNGFDEALSLPTEAAARTALRTQQIIAFESGVVDTVDPLGGSYFIEELTNQVEAEAWKYIERIDAMGGSVNAIEQGYMQNEIASASYKYQTDIERNEKVIVGVNKFTVKEEVAPPAFKIDDSIRVQQTARINQLKAERDNDKVKYCLTQLDQAAKDGSNVMPFIIDAVEQYATLGEVADTFRNVFGEYKA
- a CDS encoding glycosyltransferase family 87 protein, whose translation is MQNKTLIGLYILATIIASVHLYLLPDNTFGGTYTHYNNFIIFKYSFWHLINGQDLYIEHLTDQYDLFKYSPAFALAMAPFALLPNWFGLVIWNLLNTSLLLWAVFKLKLFTNTQKQIALLLIFFETLTSLQSAQTNVMMVALFLFAYHFFETDKPHWAALMLMLSVFIKLFGLILFPLFLLYKYKEKFIVWSAVWFMLLLAIPLLVVNMNQLLHLYISWWNMLQQDHSVSFGLSVMGWLKTWFFIEPNKTLVVGLGLLILLVSIVLHIKTTDWTKRALLFASSLIWVIIFNHKAESSTFNIALVGVAIYYLVAPPSKLKNGLLVFCLLFTSLSPTDLFPPYVRVHIVTPYVLKAVPCIFIWFHINYLLFSRKQAFAEPVLETPKNQ
- the gap gene encoding type I glyceraldehyde-3-phosphate dehydrogenase, with amino-acid sequence MKVGINGFGRIGRLVFRAAMHNPNVQIVGINDLIDVDYMAYMLKYDSTHGIFKGTIAVEGGQLVVNGNKIRVTAERDPANLKWDEIGAEYIVESTGLFLEQSNASAHIKAGAKKVIMSAPAKDDTPTFVMGVNHKTYSKDMNIVSNASCTTNCLAPIAKVLNDNFGILEGLMTTVHAVTATQKTVDGPSAKDWRGGRGAYQNIIPSSTGAAKAVGLVIPELKGKLTGMSLRVPTPDVSVVDLTCRLVKGASYEAIKAAMKAASEGEMKGILGYTEDEVVSNDFLGDSRTSIFDAKAGISLNDNFVKVISWYDNEWGYSNKVVDLISYMDSVK
- a CDS encoding RDD family protein, whose translation is MEEKYPTLLARIQSSLIDGILVIILMYITSMLLDKFPNIYDEIRVFLFVLIVVLFDPICVSLGCTLGNYMMGIRVRKAEDTSKKIDFFQALFRYPIKLILGSISFLTIHSNPNRRAIHDFVSGSVMIEL
- a CDS encoding lactate utilization protein, whose product is MEQQVTPKEKILKKVRQALTFKGKNQYANIDLDSNVYVQPSSDSNVVEVFARQLTEASGQFIYCSNQFDFLDKLITLLDQRKWKHFFCWEHQLQDMLKDTGINFSHRKEFLDKVQGAITSCEALIARTGTILVSSSANSRALTIWPPVHIVMAKKSQVVMEMKDGFQLVKNRYGKNIPSMLSFITGPSRTADIESTLVIGAHGPTEIFVFVVDDERKD
- the lpcA gene encoding D-sedoheptulose 7-phosphate isomerase gives rise to the protein MNSIKQHFEEASHILTQFLNNDSNFEAIEKAGQLMVDAVKNDGKILSCGNGGSMCDAMHFAEELTGKYRNDRPAIGAISMSDVSHMACVGNDYGYDYVFSRYLEAVGRKGDVLLAISSSGNSTNVIKAMEVAKQKGIKIVGLTGKDGGKMAGLCDVEIRAPHSPYADRAQEIHIKIIHSLIDYIENHV